Proteins co-encoded in one Papaver somniferum cultivar HN1 chromosome 5, ASM357369v1, whole genome shotgun sequence genomic window:
- the LOC113280914 gene encoding RHOMBOID-like protein 12, mitochondrial isoform X1, with protein sequence MQKSLRTLSKILKNTNSLQECRLGPPPPSPSPRLKTTTRRDLFNSSSSSFTKPPPPSSIKTYFFSSTPSKSNPVSHTFWKSQTRNFINRGILFAKTSNFSKNTISFGSKQGYFTLSRPSRNSWFPSAKGVLWGLIGANVAVFMLWRVADRSFMKENFMISVDNFKSGRVHTMITSAFSQIDIEHLFSNMLGLYFFGQSIGQIYGPQFLLKLYLAGAIGGSIFYLVHHAFMHPSRKSSSSFFVDPSSIPALGASGAVNAIVLLEIFLFPKATLYFNFFIPVPAILLLRSYDNWKRFIQDATGRRSYLWRSSLGRCYGCCHCVGRDQKRMVGLSPLAV encoded by the exons ATGCAGAAATCATTGAGAACTCTGTCTAAAATCCTTAAAAATACCAACTCATTACAAGAATGTCGTTTAGGtcctcctcctccttctccttctcctagGCTCAAAACCACCACAAGAAGAGACTTATTcaattcttcttcctcttcatttaCTAAACCCCCACCTCCCTCTTCAATTAAAACCTACTTCTTCTCTTCGACTCCATCAAAATCAAACCCAGTCTCACATACCTTTTGGAAATCTCAAACCAGAAATTTCATTAATCGTGGAATTCTTTTTGCAAAAACTAGTAATTTTTCTAAGAATACAATTAGTTTTGGATCAAAACAAGGTTACTTCACCTTGAGTCGTCCCTCTAG GAACTCATGGTTTCCATCAGCAAAAGGTGTTCTTTGGGGGTTAATCGGGGCTAATGTTGCTGTCTTTATGTTGTGGAGGGTTGCTGATCGTTCATTCATGAAAGAGAACTTTATG ATTTCAGTGGATAACTTCAAAAGTGGACGTGTACATACAATGATTACTTCTGCGTTCAGTCAAATAGATATTGAACATCTTTTCAGTAACATGCTTGGCCTTTACTTCTTCGGGCAATCG ATTGGACAGATATACGGACCACAGTTCCTGTTGAAGTTGTATCTAGCTGGGGCAATTGGCGGCTCGATATTCTACTTGGTACATCATGCTTTCATGCACCCATCGAGAAAG AGCTCCAGTTCGTTTTTTGTAGATCCTTCGTCAATCCCTGCATTG GGTGCAAGTGGTGCTGTGAATGCTATTGTACTGCTTGAAATATTTCTTTTTCCAAAAGCTACACTCTATTTCAATTTCTTCATACCAGTCCCAGCAATTTTATTGCTGA GGAGCTATGATAATTGGAAAAGATTTATACAGGATGCAACAG GAAGACGGTCATATCTCTGGAGAAGCTCACTTGGGAGGTGCTACGGTTGCTGCCATTGCGTGGGCAGGGATCAAAAGAGGATGGTGGGTTTGAGTCCATTAGCAGTATAA
- the LOC113280914 gene encoding RHOMBOID-like protein 12, mitochondrial isoform X3, giving the protein MQKSLRTLSKILKNTNSLQECRLGPPPPSPSPRLKTTTRRDLFNSSSSSFTKPPPPSSIKTYFFSSTPSKSNPVSHTFWKSQTRNFINRGILFAKTSNFSKNTISFGSKQGYFTLSRPSRNSWFPSAKGVLWGLIGANVAVFMLWRVADRSFMKENFMISVDNFKSGRVHTMITSAFSQIDIEHLFSNMLGLYFFGQSIGQIYGPQFLLKLYLAGAIGGSIFYLVHHAFMHPSRKSSSSFFVDPSSIPALGAMIIGKDLYRMQQEDGHISGEAHLGGATVAAIAWAGIKRGWWV; this is encoded by the exons ATGCAGAAATCATTGAGAACTCTGTCTAAAATCCTTAAAAATACCAACTCATTACAAGAATGTCGTTTAGGtcctcctcctccttctccttctcctagGCTCAAAACCACCACAAGAAGAGACTTATTcaattcttcttcctcttcatttaCTAAACCCCCACCTCCCTCTTCAATTAAAACCTACTTCTTCTCTTCGACTCCATCAAAATCAAACCCAGTCTCACATACCTTTTGGAAATCTCAAACCAGAAATTTCATTAATCGTGGAATTCTTTTTGCAAAAACTAGTAATTTTTCTAAGAATACAATTAGTTTTGGATCAAAACAAGGTTACTTCACCTTGAGTCGTCCCTCTAG GAACTCATGGTTTCCATCAGCAAAAGGTGTTCTTTGGGGGTTAATCGGGGCTAATGTTGCTGTCTTTATGTTGTGGAGGGTTGCTGATCGTTCATTCATGAAAGAGAACTTTATG ATTTCAGTGGATAACTTCAAAAGTGGACGTGTACATACAATGATTACTTCTGCGTTCAGTCAAATAGATATTGAACATCTTTTCAGTAACATGCTTGGCCTTTACTTCTTCGGGCAATCG ATTGGACAGATATACGGACCACAGTTCCTGTTGAAGTTGTATCTAGCTGGGGCAATTGGCGGCTCGATATTCTACTTGGTACATCATGCTTTCATGCACCCATCGAGAAAG AGCTCCAGTTCGTTTTTTGTAGATCCTTCGTCAATCCCTGCATTG GGAGCTATGATAATTGGAAAAGATTTATACAGGATGCAACAG GAAGACGGTCATATCTCTGGAGAAGCTCACTTGGGAGGTGCTACGGTTGCTGCCATTGCGTGGGCAGGGATCAAAAGAGGATGGTGGGTTTGA
- the LOC113280914 gene encoding RHOMBOID-like protein 12, mitochondrial isoform X2, whose protein sequence is MQKSLRTLSKILKNTNSLQECRLGPPPPSPSPRLKTTTRRDLFNSSSSSFTKPPPPSSIKTYFFSSTPSKSNPVSHTFWKSQTRNFINRGILFAKTSNFSKNTISFGSKQGYFTLSRPSRNSWFPSAKGVLWGLIGANVAVFMLWRVADRSFMKENFMISVDNFKSGRVHTMITSAFSQIDIEHLFSNMLGLYFFGQSIGQIYGPQFLLKLYLAGAIGGSIFYLVHHAFMHPSRKSSSSFFVDPSSIPALGASGAVNAIVLLEIFLFPKATLYFNFFIPVPAILLGAMIIGKDLYRMQQEDGHISGEAHLGGATVAAIAWAGIKRGWWV, encoded by the exons ATGCAGAAATCATTGAGAACTCTGTCTAAAATCCTTAAAAATACCAACTCATTACAAGAATGTCGTTTAGGtcctcctcctccttctccttctcctagGCTCAAAACCACCACAAGAAGAGACTTATTcaattcttcttcctcttcatttaCTAAACCCCCACCTCCCTCTTCAATTAAAACCTACTTCTTCTCTTCGACTCCATCAAAATCAAACCCAGTCTCACATACCTTTTGGAAATCTCAAACCAGAAATTTCATTAATCGTGGAATTCTTTTTGCAAAAACTAGTAATTTTTCTAAGAATACAATTAGTTTTGGATCAAAACAAGGTTACTTCACCTTGAGTCGTCCCTCTAG GAACTCATGGTTTCCATCAGCAAAAGGTGTTCTTTGGGGGTTAATCGGGGCTAATGTTGCTGTCTTTATGTTGTGGAGGGTTGCTGATCGTTCATTCATGAAAGAGAACTTTATG ATTTCAGTGGATAACTTCAAAAGTGGACGTGTACATACAATGATTACTTCTGCGTTCAGTCAAATAGATATTGAACATCTTTTCAGTAACATGCTTGGCCTTTACTTCTTCGGGCAATCG ATTGGACAGATATACGGACCACAGTTCCTGTTGAAGTTGTATCTAGCTGGGGCAATTGGCGGCTCGATATTCTACTTGGTACATCATGCTTTCATGCACCCATCGAGAAAG AGCTCCAGTTCGTTTTTTGTAGATCCTTCGTCAATCCCTGCATTG GGTGCAAGTGGTGCTGTGAATGCTATTGTACTGCTTGAAATATTTCTTTTTCCAAAAGCTACACTCTATTTCAATTTCTTCATACCAGTCCCAGCAATTTTATTG GGAGCTATGATAATTGGAAAAGATTTATACAGGATGCAACAG GAAGACGGTCATATCTCTGGAGAAGCTCACTTGGGAGGTGCTACGGTTGCTGCCATTGCGTGGGCAGGGATCAAAAGAGGATGGTGGGTTTGA